The following coding sequences lie in one Arachis hypogaea cultivar Tifrunner chromosome 4, arahy.Tifrunner.gnm2.J5K5, whole genome shotgun sequence genomic window:
- the LOC112797448 gene encoding uncharacterized protein isoform X3 → MSEKRISGDGLTANLAGMSKNQLYDIMSQMKNLIEQNQQQARQILIQNPMLTKALFQAQIMLGMVQPPQTVPKVQPIVPQNTQPSVQPNIQPAPLLPGQGGSQDQAGVSQPQIPLRKHPNQPPPPVSSTAVPAMSHQSQPMAAHSSQMPQQPKGHLAPQVSSGPLPQSSQLPNILTPSPHSSAQPLQTPGFSHMPLQPPLPPQHRPPSVTNYHSQYPPQMGANIGFQHGGAPHNLSQSLFLPGTKPPASGGPTFPQGQNPLLPSQQSSQSHFQVGNMPLGPDFGSQAGSAMQVDRGSSWMPGPSENPTPLSVPPGPPSVVPGLMGASNQPLRPPARV, encoded by the exons GATGAAGAATCTCATCGAACAGAACCAGCAACAAGCCAGGCAGATCCTCATCCAGAACCCTATGTTAACCAAAGCTCTTTTCCAG GCACAAATTATGCTAGGAATGGTGCAACCACCTCAAACG GTTCCAAAAGTTCAGCCAATTGTACCGCAGAACACTCAGCCGTCGGTGCAGCCAAACATTCAGCCTGCCCCTTTATTGCCCGGGCAAGGTGGTTCTCAGGATCAAGCAGGTGTATCGCAACCCCAGATTCCTCTACGAAAACACCCGAACCAACCTCCGCCGCCGGTCTCATCAACTGCTGTTCCTGCAATGAGTCATCAATCTCAGCCGATGGCCGCACACTCTTCTCAAATGCCACAGCAACCCAAGGGACATCTGGCTCCCCAAGTGTCTTCCGGGCCACTTCCACAATCATCACAACTTCCAAACATACTGACCCCTTCGCCCCATTCATCTGCACAACCTTTGCAGACACCTGGATTTTCACATATGCCTCTGCAACCACCGTTGCCACCACAGCACCGACCACCTTCGGTAACCAATTATCATTCCCAGTACCCTCCACAAATGGGTGCCAATATAGGTTTTCAACACGGTGGTGCTCCTCACAATCTTTCGCAATCCTTGTTTCTT CCAGGTACAAAACCGCCTGCAAGTGGTGGACCTACATTTCCACAGGGGCAGAATCCCCTGCTTCCAAGTCAACAGTCATCTCAATCACATTTTCAG GTTGGGAATATGCCTTTAGGGCCTGATTTTGGCAGTCAAGCTGGAAGTGCAATGCAAGTTGATAGAGGGTCTTCTTGGATGCCTGGTCCTTCAGAAAACCCAACACCGCTTTCTGTACCTCCAGGACCACCATCTGTAGTGCCTGGTCTGATGGGCGCTTCTAATCAGCCACTTCGGCCTCCTGCG